In one window of Toxotes jaculatrix isolate fToxJac2 chromosome 10, fToxJac2.pri, whole genome shotgun sequence DNA:
- the gar1 gene encoding H/ACA ribonucleoprotein complex subunit 1: MSFRGGGGRGGGRGGGFNRGGGGRGGGGRGGGGFGRGGGRGGFNRQQDFGPPEYVVALGEFMHPCEDDIVCKCTTEENKVPYFNAPVYLENKEQIGKVDEIFGQLRDFYFSVKLSENMKASSFKKLQKFYIDPMKLLPLQRFLPRPPGEKGPPRGGRGGGRGGGRGGGFRGGRGGGGRGGGFGGGGRGGGFGGGGRGGGFRGRGGGGGRGFRGGR, encoded by the exons ATGTctttcagaggaggaggtggacgaGGCGGTGGAAGAGGTGGAGGTTTTAACcgaggtggaggaggcagaggtggtggaggcagaggaggtggaggatttGGACGGGGTGGCGGCAGAGGTGGTTTCAACAGACAGCAAGACTTCGGTCCTCCAGAATATGTTGTCG CACTGGGAGAGTTCATGCATCCATGTGAAGATGATATTGTGTGTAAGTGTAcgacagaggaaaacaaagttcCCTACTTCAATGCCCCAGTGTACTTGGAAAACAAGGAACAGATTGGGAAGGTGGATGAGATATTCGGCCAGCTGCGGGACTTT TATTTTTCAGTCAAGCTTTCTGAAAATATGAAGGCATCTTCATTTAAGAAACTGCAGAAG ttttacatAGATCCAATGAAGCTCCTCCCGCTGCAGAGATTCCTCCCCAGGCCACCAGGAGAGAAGGGGCCGCCAAGAGGAGGCCGAGGTGGGGGTAGAGGTGGTGGTCGTGGAG gtGGATTTCGAGGCGGTAGGGGTGGAGGTGGACGTGGTGGAGGATTTGGAGGTGGTGGACGTGGTGGAGGATTTGGAGGTGGTGGACGGGGTGGAGgtttcagaggaagaggaggtggtggtggacgTGGATTCAGAG GTGGGAGATGA
- the LOC121188786 gene encoding alcohol dehydrogenase class-3 gives METAGKVIKCKAAVAWEPGKPLSIEEVEVAPPKAHEVRIKVFATGVCHTDAYTLSGSDPEGLFPVILGHEGAGTVESVGEGVTKFKPGDTVIPLYVPQCGECKFCKNPKTNLCQKIRVTQGQGLLPDKTSRFTCKGKQVFHFMGTSTFSEYTVVADISLAKVNEKAPLDKVCLLGCGISTGYGAALNTAKVEPGSTCAVFGLGAVGLAVIMGCKVAGATRIIGVDINPAKFEKAKEFGATEFVNPKDHSKPIQEVLVEMTDGGVDYSFECIGNVQIMRAALEACHKGWGESVIIGVAGAGQEISTRPFQLVTGRVWRGTAFGGWKSVESVPKLVEDYMNKKLKVDEFVTHTLPFEQISEGFELMHAGKSIRTVLTF, from the exons ATGGAGACAGCTGGGAAA GTGATCAAGTGCAAGGCAGCTGTTGCCTGGGAACCTGGGAAGCCTCTTTCCATTGAAGAGGTAGAGGTAGCCCCACCTAAGGCCCATGAAGTCCGCATCAAG GTCTTTGCCACAGGGGTGTGTCATACCGACGCCTACACCCTGAGTGGCAGTGACCCCGAGGGACTTTTCCCTGTCATCTTGGGTCATGAGGGTGCTGGGACAGTTGAGAGTGTTGGTGAGGGTGTCACCAAATTCAAGCCAG GTGATACCGTCATTCCGTTGTATGTGCCACAGTGTGGTGAATGCAAATTCTGCAAAAATCCCAAGACCAACCTTTGCCAGAAAATTAG AGTAACCCAGGGCCAGGGCCTGCTCCCTGATAAGACCTCACGCTTCACTTGCAAGGGAAAGCAAGTGTTTCACTTCATGGGTACCAGCACCTTCTCGGAGTACACCGTGGTGGCCGACATCTCTCTGGCTAAGGTGAACGAGAAAGCTCCACTGGATAAAGTGTGCCTTCTTGGATGTGGTATTTCTACAGGTTACGGTGCTGCTCTTAACACTGCCAAG GTGGAGCCTGGTTCCACATGTGCTGTATTTGGCCTTGGAGCTGTTGGCTTGGCTGTCATTATGGGTTGCAAGGTAGCTGGGGCAACCAGAATCATTGGTGTGGACATCAATCCTGCAAAGTTTGAGAAAGCCAAGGAGTTCGGAGCCACCGAGTTTGTGAACCCAAAAGACCACAGCAAGCCCATCCAGGAGGTGCTTGTGGAGATGACTGACGGGGGTGTGGATTATTCCTTTGAGTGCATTGGAAATGTGCAAATCATG AGAGCTGCTCTGGAGGCGTGCCACAAAGGATGGGGTGAAAGTGTCATCATTGGTGTAGCCGGAGCTGGACAGGAGATCTCCACCAGACCATTCCAGCTGGTGACAGGCCGAGTGTGGAGGGGAACTGCCTTTGGAG GCTGGAAGAGTGTGGAGAGCGTCCCTAAACTGGTGGAAGACTACATGAATAAGAAGCTGAAGGTGGATGAGTTTGTTACCCACACCCTGCCCTTTGAGCAGATCAGTGAGGGATTTGAACTCATGCATGCTGGAAAGAG taTCCGCACAGTGTTGACCTTCTAA
- the LOC121188267 gene encoding alcohol dehydrogenase class-3-like isoform X1: MSTAGQVIKCKAALAWEPGKPLAIDDVEVAPPKVHEVRIKIVATSVCHTDWEYLYGTQKGMKFRPYPLVLGHEAAGVVESVGPEVTRFSPGDKAIPLFLPQCGECERCQSPKTNQCRKNWANTQMGVLADGTSRISCKGQQVYQFLGVSSFSQYTVVPDTSLAKIRSDAPLDKVCLLGCGVSTGYGAAVNAGKVEKDSSCAVFGLGAVGLAAVMGCQIAGAKRIIGIDINPDKFVKAEVFGATECVNPRDHSKPIQEVLAEMTDGGVDCALECVGSPAIMSAALESTRDAWGTCVIAGWTETEVMSVVVGKILMGRTLKGTYFGGWKSVQDVPKLVDDYMNNKLKLDEFITHTLPLDQINVAFDLLTSGKSIRTIISLWDSQEEAKPIEATT; this comes from the exons ATGTCGACAGCAGGTCAG GTGATCAAGTGCAAGGCGGCTCTTGCTTGGGAACCTGGCAAGCCTCTGGCCATTGACGATGTGGAGGTGGCCCCACCTAAGGTCCATGAAGTCCGCATCAAG ATTGTTGCCACAAGTGTGTGCCACACTGACTGGGAATACCTGTATGGGACTCAAAAAGGGATGAAGTTTAGGCCATACCCATTAGTTCTTGGACATGAAGCAGCAGGAGTAGTGGAGAGTGTTGGTCCAGAAGTCACCAGATTCTCACCAG ggGATAAAGCTAttcctctttttctgcctcagtgtgGGGAATGTGAACGATGTCAGAGTCCTAAAACAAATCAGTGCAGGAAGAACTG ggcaaacacacaaatgggtGTTTTGGCTGATGGCACAAGCAGGATATCTTGCAAGGGGCAGCAAGTGTACCAGTTCCTCGGTGTCAGTTCTTTCTCCCAGTACACTGTGGTTCCCGACACCTCGCTTGCAAAGATAAGAAGCGATGCACCACTAGACAAAGTTTGTCTGCTAGGTTGTGGTGTCTCCACTGGTTATGGTGCAGCTGTTAATGCAGGCAAG GTTGAAAAAGATTCCTCATGTGCTGTGTTTGGGCTTGGAGCTGTTGGACTGGCCGCTGTCATGGGCTGCCAGATTGCTGGGGCAAAAAGGATCATTGGGATTGACATCAACCCTGACAAGTTTGTGAAAGCTGAAGTGTTTGGAGCCACTGAATGTGTCAACCCCAGAGATCATAGCAAACCCATCCAGGAGGTCCTGGCAGAGATGACAGATGGAGGGGTGGACTGCGCTCTGGAGTGTGTTGGAAGTCCAGCTATCATG AGTGCTGCGCTTGAATCTACAAGAGATGCCTGGGGCACCTGTGTGATTGCCgggtggacagagacagaagtaaTGAGCGTTGTGGTTGGAAAGATTCTCATGGGACGCACGTTGAAGGGAACTTACTTTGGAG gttggaagagtgtgcaAGATGTGCCTAAACTGGTGGATGACTACATGAACAACAAGCTGAAACTGGATGAGTTTATCACCCACACCCTCCCTCTTGATCAAATCAATGTGGCCTTTGACCTTTTGACAAGTGGGAAAAG CATCCGCACTATAATCAGCCTGTGGGATTCTCAAGAGGAGGCTAAACCTATAGAGGCTACCACATAA
- the LOC121188267 gene encoding alcohol dehydrogenase class-3-like isoform X2 has translation MKFRPYPLVLGHEAAGVVESVGPEVTRFSPGDKAIPLFLPQCGECERCQSPKTNQCRKNWANTQMGVLADGTSRISCKGQQVYQFLGVSSFSQYTVVPDTSLAKIRSDAPLDKVCLLGCGVSTGYGAAVNAGKVEKDSSCAVFGLGAVGLAAVMGCQIAGAKRIIGIDINPDKFVKAEVFGATECVNPRDHSKPIQEVLAEMTDGGVDCALECVGSPAIMSAALESTRDAWGTCVIAGWTETEVMSVVVGKILMGRTLKGTYFGGWKSVQDVPKLVDDYMNNKLKLDEFITHTLPLDQINVAFDLLTSGKSIRTIISLWDSQEEAKPIEATT, from the exons ATGAAGTTTAGGCCATACCCATTAGTTCTTGGACATGAAGCAGCAGGAGTAGTGGAGAGTGTTGGTCCAGAAGTCACCAGATTCTCACCAG ggGATAAAGCTAttcctctttttctgcctcagtgtgGGGAATGTGAACGATGTCAGAGTCCTAAAACAAATCAGTGCAGGAAGAACTG ggcaaacacacaaatgggtGTTTTGGCTGATGGCACAAGCAGGATATCTTGCAAGGGGCAGCAAGTGTACCAGTTCCTCGGTGTCAGTTCTTTCTCCCAGTACACTGTGGTTCCCGACACCTCGCTTGCAAAGATAAGAAGCGATGCACCACTAGACAAAGTTTGTCTGCTAGGTTGTGGTGTCTCCACTGGTTATGGTGCAGCTGTTAATGCAGGCAAG GTTGAAAAAGATTCCTCATGTGCTGTGTTTGGGCTTGGAGCTGTTGGACTGGCCGCTGTCATGGGCTGCCAGATTGCTGGGGCAAAAAGGATCATTGGGATTGACATCAACCCTGACAAGTTTGTGAAAGCTGAAGTGTTTGGAGCCACTGAATGTGTCAACCCCAGAGATCATAGCAAACCCATCCAGGAGGTCCTGGCAGAGATGACAGATGGAGGGGTGGACTGCGCTCTGGAGTGTGTTGGAAGTCCAGCTATCATG AGTGCTGCGCTTGAATCTACAAGAGATGCCTGGGGCACCTGTGTGATTGCCgggtggacagagacagaagtaaTGAGCGTTGTGGTTGGAAAGATTCTCATGGGACGCACGTTGAAGGGAACTTACTTTGGAG gttggaagagtgtgcaAGATGTGCCTAAACTGGTGGATGACTACATGAACAACAAGCTGAAACTGGATGAGTTTATCACCCACACCCTCCCTCTTGATCAAATCAATGTGGCCTTTGACCTTTTGACAAGTGGGAAAAG CATCCGCACTATAATCAGCCTGTGGGATTCTCAAGAGGAGGCTAAACCTATAGAGGCTACCACATAA